The Saccopteryx leptura isolate mSacLep1 chromosome 5, mSacLep1_pri_phased_curated, whole genome shotgun sequence nucleotide sequence agacagagagaagggaaagggtggagaagcagtgggtgcttctcctatgtgccctgaccaggaatcaaacccgggacttccacatgctgggccaacagtctaccgctgagtcaaccagacagggcccatttttagcttttaaaattcaTAGTGCTTTGCATAAGTTATTTCGGTAAGGCATACCAtggacagaaaaatgaaaaacaccgagaagaaacaaacaacaatcaCCTTAAACAGTAATTTGCATTTAAGAGCATGAGGCCAGAGCGAGCAGACCTGCACCCATTTCGGCAGATAAAGATCTTGCCCTCCAGGCTAGACGCTCTAAGCCTGGCACCACTTAACAAGATACACAGAAAAGGGACAAGCAGgcaactgaaaaaataaacacagaaagacatacaaataggaagattaaatatttatatccatTGTGTACCAGATCATCGTTTTAAGAGAAATGCATCTGAGGGTGAAGGGGGGGGGTCACGACACATCAGCAGACGGTATGTCTATTCAGGAGAGGAGCATGCTGCCAGAAAGTATTAGAAACTTCTAGAAATGGgtgctccctccctttctctctatttctctctctctctctctctcactcacacacacacacacacacacacacacacacacacacacacttaggtGCCTCTCCTATTTTGACACACAAGACTACTGGACTGATTCCTAGGGCTACCACgccaaatgaccacaaactgtagaaatgtattctctccgGTTCTGGTAGCTAGAAGTCCAACAgaatcaaggtgtcggcaggacTGGTTTCTTCCGGACGGCTCTGTGGGACAATCTGTCCAAGCCCCTCTCCTGACCTCTGGAGGTTGCCCACTAGCCTTGGCCCTCTTGGCTTACAGGTGCATCACACCAATCTCCACCTCCGTCGTTACATGGCCCTCGTGTCTGTGTGTCTTTGTCTTTACGGggtgttctctgtgtgtgtgtgtcttctgttcttataaggataccagtcatattggatttaGGATCCACCCTGCTCCAATATGACTACGTCTtacttaattatatctgcaacaaTTCTATtgataaataaggtcacattctcagGTCCCAGGAAGGTTATAACTACCGAACAGCCTACATGGATGCCTATCCATCTTAGCAAATCAAAGTGTATGCTGTGAGCAAGTTTTATATAATGGGTTCACACCAAGCAAacttcttcacacacacacacaaatgtatttacatttattttacacCTAATGAATGTACCTAAAGACtaaataaaatcaaagtaaaTTTCACAATGACCATGTCCatagagtaaaagaaaaatcaatatttagtagttccaccctggctggatagctcagttgattaagagCGTCATACTGAAACACAGAGGGtgctagttcaatccctggtcagggcacatacaggactgatgttcccgtgtgtgtgtgtgtgtgtgtgtgtgtgtgtgtgtctccctgcctctctcactaaaatcaattaaaaaataaagacttagtAGTTCCTTGGCTAGTTTAAGCTatgtaaaaataagtttaaaaaattcagtcttggggccctggccggttggctcagtggtagagcatcggcctggcatgcagaagtcccgggttcgattcccggacagggcacacaggagaagcgcccatctgcttctccacccctccccctctccttcctctctgtttctctcttcccctcccgcagcgaggctccattggagcaaagatggcccgggcgctggggatggctccttggcctctgccccaggtgctagagtggctctggtctcaacagagcgacaccctggaggggcagagcatcgccccctggtgggcgtgcctggtggatcccggttgggcacatgtgggagtctgtctgactgtctctccccgtttccagcttcagaaaaatataaaaaaagaaaattcagtcttggctctggctggttggctcagtggtagagcatcggcctggcgtgcggaagtcccgggttcgattcccagccagggcatacaggagaggcgcccatctgcttctcctcccctccccctctccttcctctctgtctctctcttcccctcccgcagccaaggctccattggagcaaaagatggcctgggcgctggggatggctccttggcttctgccccaagcgctagagtggctctgatcgcgacagagcgacgccccggatgggcagagcattgccccctggtgggcatgccgggtggatcccggtcgggcacatgcgggagtctgtctgactgcctccccgtttccagcttcagaaaaatacaaaaaaaaaaaaattcagtctactaggtttgaaacctcaaggtcgcaggcttgagtatgggctcatctggcttgagcacagggtcaccggcctAAGTTGGGACCACAGAcgagaccccatggtcactggcttgagcccaaggtcgctgacttgagcaaggggtcacttgctcagctggagcctcccccacctcacacccgggtcaaggcacatataagaagcaatgaataaacaactaaagtggcacaactataacttgatgcttctcatctctctcttttcctgtctgtctctctcttattaaaagaaaaaagaaactgacctggccgatagctcagttggtcagatcaccccaaagtacagaggttgacagttccatttccagtcagggcgcacaaaGGAACAGACAGATGTTCTAagctctctcctgctctctcctttcccctctctaaaatcaataaagtaaacaaacaaaaaaaaactgtatcttTATAAATAATGTATACCTGCATATTTTGCTACATTTTACCTTGGTCATTACCGTttacatttctataaataaaCAGGCAAGTCATCTTGGCCACCGATAATCAGAATCTGTTCTGTGACTCTTCCCAGTGTGGGTGGCTTTCGGAAACCTGGAAGGAGAGGATCAAGCTGTTTCCCATGGAGTGCCTATAATCAAGAGAGGTCAGAAGACTTGTCCACAGTCTTCAGACAACATAGCTCCTTTAGAAACATTTCTCATCCCAGATAGTGTTGAGGGGAAAATGGTTACAGAGTTACATATACAATATGTATCATGCAATCCAGTTCTGTAAAACTGTCcacagttctgtgtgtgtgtgtgtgtgtgtgtgtgtgtgtgtgtgtgtgtgtgtgtgtgtacacaaagTAATCACATTCATCAAAATCTAAACAAAGCCCTAAGCAGAGTGctggattggttagagcatcatcctgacacgcaaaggttgccagttctctccctggtcagggcacctgcagaAGTGGATCGATAtgtctatctctttttctctgtctcaccttcctttctctctaaaatcaatgaatacatttttaaagaattttaaaaatgtaaacaaggaTTATCTCTGGGCTGGGATTCCAGATGACATTTacttactttgtctttttttttcttttgttgttttttttatttctcaattacagttaatactcaacattattttatattacctTCAGGTATACAACACTGTGGTTAgacatataatttacaaagtgattcccccTAACAAACCTAGTattcacctggcaccatacatagttattatagtatcattgactgtgttccctgtgctgtactctaCATCTCCTCTGAGtttctttgtagttttctttttaatgttataaGAAATAAAGCATCATTCTTATAAAAGCAATTGGGTTTTCTTCCTCCAGAATTATCTCTTTAGCcttaattttatttcactttcactgttatttttcctttcctttctctcactacTGTTTTTTTTAAGGTTGATTTTCTTAGATtagattttattcacttttagagggagagagaagagaggagagagaaagagtgagagagagggaggagcaggaagtatcagctcccatatgtgccttgaccagcaagcccatggtttcaaaccagcaacctcagcattccaggtcaacgctttatccactgtgccactgcaggtcaggcctcttACTACTATCTCCTGTACGGAAATATTAAAACAATGCCATACCACCATGACTCCTGTTATCATCAGTTTCAGAGTTCTATTTCTTCCCCCTTAGGAACACATGCCACCCTTCAACAAAGTAAAAAGGGCTTTTGttgtggggttgtttttttcctcccaaatgaaaatgaatggtcttaaaaaaatgaatattgctCTGTCGTTCCCCTAGTCTTTTCGACACATTCATCTCCCCCAGCAGGTGTCTAACACCTGTGGGAAGATGCTCATCTGGTAGAAATCGCTCTCCTTCCCTCGCtggtctctctgttcctgtcatcCCTGTATTCTTCCTTACATTGCACATAACGGGTACTCAGTGAATATTTGCGAAACTGAAAAAGCAGCGATCATTATACCAGCAGGCTCcacaagagaaaaggaggaaggtagGTAGATAGAAATACAAAACTAACGTTCTGAGGGTTGGAGGCCCCGATCCCACTCACTTGGGTTTGCGACCTTCCTGACTGACAGCCGGCAGGCTGGTCCCTTCCACTCTGTTGTGTCTACTTCTGTTCGTCCGTAGGAGCGCTAGCATGGACATCTTTCCCTCCGTCATCTTGGCCTGCCATTGTCAGCTCCGTGACATCGCTGTCATTGGAAAAAGGACTTGTCGAACTCTGGGTGGCCCCACACACCTGCAGCCTGAAAGACAGACCAACAGAAAGCTGAAGGAATCAGATGAACAGAACAATGACGGAcggagaaggagagaggcagaggcaggcagacaACAGCTGTGGCGGGTACTAAGTGGCACTGCACAGGGGGTAGAGCCCACAATGCCACTTCCTTTCAGACAGACAGAGGCAGCTTCATCCGGAATTTGAAGTGGGTCATGCTGTCATCTGGTTCATTGTTGCATCCTAGTCTCACAAGTTTAAATGAACCTCTGGGGCCTAGCACATGGGCGTGTCACTCATTCGTGGGACAACCAGGTCTGACTTCCACCTCGCCTGCAAGCCCTCCCCTTCCATAACTATCCTTCTGTGACCTCATTCCATGCTCCAGGTTCCACCTGCCACTCTGTGAGGTCATCAAGATAAGATCCCTTTTAGCTAGCAAGTGTCAGAGGCCCGAAGACCCCATTCCTTTACAGATCGGTTTGTTGGGGGAGAGGGGGCAGTCAGGCCCACATTCTCAGCAGGTAAAACCGCCCTGACCCTGGAGGGCAGAAGTGCACGGACATCAGGTGATGGGcacctctatccactgacccctTCAGGTGCttcaaaggtgtgtgtgtgtgtgtgtgcgtgtgtgtgtgaaggggggGTACTTGCTGTTTTCTCTGAAGCATCCCTACAGCTTGGGGGGCTGCCCTCTCCGCAGGCCATGAGCTGCGGAGACCCTTCCATGCAGGAGCTGCCCCAGCCGCTATGGCCCAGCCCCAGAAAGGATGAGAAACACCTTCTCCACAGTCTACCCGCGGCGCAGGCTTTGGCAAGAATCATAAGGCCATGCTATGGCCCTCACAGCCGCCAGAAGCTCCTGGTGACAGCCCAAGGAGAGACCGTCTTCACTGGGTATGCTGCAGCCATCCTCGaggccctggagctggagcaccCCGCCGCCCGGCTCCTGCAGGACACAGCCCTCTACCAGGCGGAGCACATAGGTGACGGTGTGACCTTCGTGGTACTGCTGGCCGAGGCCTTGCTGGAGCAGGCTGAGCACCTGCTGCTGGCCGGCCTGCCCCGCGCCCGTCTCTGGGAGGCCTACGCCACTGCCACAGCAGAGACCCTGGCCCTGCTGCCTTCACTGGCCATCCGGGTGCTGGGGCCGCTGGAAGACCCGTTCTGGGTCCTCCATTCTGTGATGAATACCCACACTCTGTCACAGCCGGGCCACCTGACCAAGCTGGTGGCTCAGGCCTGCTGGGCCGTCAAGGAGCTAGACGGCACCTTCTACCCAGAGCGGGTGGGGGTGTGCAGGCTGCAGGGAGGGCGGTTGGAAGACTCGTGCGTGCTCCCTGGCTTGGCCCTGCCTGGGAGCCCCTGCGGCCAAGTGACCACGGTGCTGAAGGGCGCCAGGGTGGCTCTCTTTTCTTGCTCTTTTGGCCCTGCCAGTCCAAACGCACCAGCGACTGCCCGTTTCTCCAGTCCGACCGAACTCCTTCAACTCACGAAAGGAAGCAGGCAGTTGATCAAAACGCAGCTGGGCCAGCTGGTAACCGCGGGCGTGAACGTGGCGGTGGTATGGGGGGACATCGAGGAGACGAGCCTCGCACTGGCCGACACGCACGGCATGATGGTGATTCGGATGCGGTCCCTGCGCCAGTTGGTGTACCTGAGTGAGGTCCTGGGTACGCCTGTGATGCGCTTTCTGGTCCCTCCCCTGGAGCCGGGGACTTGTCAGCGGGTCTACGGGCAGGAGCTGGGCAAAGAAGGTTCAGCCGTGGTGTTTGAATGGGAAAGTCCGGACATCCCTGCGGTCACCTTGGTCCTACGGGGTGCTACGCAGGAGGGACTCTGGGAGGCGGAGCAGGCGGTCTACCATGGTATTGATGCCTATTTCCAGCTGTGTCTGGACCCCAGACTGCTGCCCGGAGCCGGGGCCACTGAGATGGCCCTGGCGCAGATCCTCTCTGATAAGGGCGCCGCTCTGGAAGGGCCCGCCGGCCTGGTGTTCCTCGCCTTCGCCCAGGCCCTGCGGACGCTTCCCGCCACCTTGGCAGAGAACGCCGGCTTGGCGGTCTCCCACGTGCTGGCGTCCCTGACGGCCATCCACCAGGCCGGCCACTTCTtcgtgggagtgggggtggaaggGATCATAAACGTGGCCCAGCAAGAGGTGTGGGACACCTTCGCAGCCAAATTCCAAGGCCTTCGAGCTGTGGCTGATGTGGTGCGTGAGCTCGCCACCGTTGATGAAATTGTGGTGGCCAAGAAAGGTCCCACGTACCGGAAGGACTTGACTTCCTAATcctaagaaggaaaaaacaaaaaaaaccccactcatcacctgagaaaaaaaaatacgtaGCAACATTctcaagaaaaaggggggggCTACCAATTTGGAAGGCAGCACTATCACCCCAAAAATGACTGTTAGCCTTATTTAGTCCATTTTTAGGACAGAGTCCATTTCTtttgagtaaaaataaaagtcctcttCCTTGAATTACTTCCTTTCAgattcttggtttgtttgtttttatttcctatttcccTCCATCAGATTCAGTTCCTTTCCTCCAATAAGAGCAGGATTCAATTCTATTCAAGAGTTttagattgcctgacctgtggtggcacctggaaatg carries:
- the CCT8L2 gene encoding T-complex protein 1 subunit theta-like 2, which produces MSCGDPSMQELPQPLWPSPRKDEKHLLHSLPAAQALARIIRPCYGPHSRQKLLVTAQGETVFTGYAAAILEALELEHPAARLLQDTALYQAEHIGDGVTFVVLLAEALLEQAEHLLLAGLPRARLWEAYATATAETLALLPSLAIRVLGPLEDPFWVLHSVMNTHTLSQPGHLTKLVAQACWAVKELDGTFYPERVGVCRLQGGRLEDSCVLPGLALPGSPCGQVTTVLKGARVALFSCSFGPASPNAPATARFSSPTELLQLTKGSRQLIKTQLGQLVTAGVNVAVVWGDIEETSLALADTHGMMVIRMRSLRQLVYLSEVLGTPVMRFLVPPLEPGTCQRVYGQELGKEGSAVVFEWESPDIPAVTLVLRGATQEGLWEAEQAVYHGIDAYFQLCLDPRLLPGAGATEMALAQILSDKGAALEGPAGLVFLAFAQALRTLPATLAENAGLAVSHVLASLTAIHQAGHFFVGVGVEGIINVAQQEVWDTFAAKFQGLRAVADVVRELATVDEIVVAKKGPTYRKDLTS